TGTAGCCTACAAACATGGTGTTATTTGTTCCAATGTTGTCATAACATAGTGGTAGAAGCTCAatgtttcttctctttttttgtcATAAAAAACGTAATGGTGGAAGCATGTTTTCAATATGGCAGCAACGCTCACAAGTACCGAAATTTGGCGATTGGGAGAGTGAAGAGAATGTTCCTTACACGGCTTATTTTGAAAAGGCTCGTAAGGGTCGTGGGACCAAGATGATAAATCCGAATGACCCTAAAGATAATCCCGATCTACTCTCTGATCATTCATCTTCAGCTCAACAAGGTCCAACTTCCAGAGCCAGAGCTGAACCTGAACTCGAGGAACCAGTTATAAGACCAGGAACAGGAAGATCAACACCGCATGAACCTCGGAGCAGGGAAGATAGCGACCTCAGGCAGTTCACTGACTCTCCAGCCAGACATGACCATTCGGGAAGTGGAGCTAGCAGTGAGTCATCAGGACATCAACGTCATGGAGGCCGTGGAGTCAGTTCTGGCGAAACCCATAGAAGACCTGCAAGGTTTAGTGGTGATCATCAAGGATCCGAGTATAGTGTTGATCGTTCGCCACTCCGCCAGGCAAGGGTCCCGGCCGCGAGAGATGGCGGTGTCAATTCACACTCTTCAGAAGGAAAGA
Above is a genomic segment from Juglans microcarpa x Juglans regia isolate MS1-56 chromosome 1D, Jm3101_v1.0, whole genome shotgun sequence containing:
- the LOC121265554 gene encoding RPM1-interacting protein 4-like isoform X2, whose translation is MTQRSQVPKFGDWESEENVPYTAYFEKARKGRGTKMINPNDPKDNPDLLSDHSSSAQQGPTSRARAEPELEEPVIRPGTGRSTPHEPRSREDSDLRQFTDSPARHDHSGSGASSESSGHQRHGGRGVSSGETHRRPARFSGDHQGSEYSVDRSPLRQARVPAARDGGVNSHSSEGKTSYDSSHGTAGRNRVKSETRGDETPEKGAAVPKFGEWDENNPASAYGFTHIFNKVREERQIGMGRVPGPPETHYNNMRNQDADDNAKCSCFPWGRK
- the LOC121265554 gene encoding RPM1-interacting protein 4-like isoform X1, which encodes MFLLFFCHKKRNGGSMFSIWQQRSQVPKFGDWESEENVPYTAYFEKARKGRGTKMINPNDPKDNPDLLSDHSSSAQQGPTSRARAEPELEEPVIRPGTGRSTPHEPRSREDSDLRQFTDSPARHDHSGSGASSESSGHQRHGGRGVSSGETHRRPARFSGDHQGSEYSVDRSPLRQARVPAARDGGVNSHSSEGKTSYDSSHGTAGRNRVKSETRGDETPEKGAAVPKFGEWDENNPASAYGFTHIFNKVREERQIGMGRVPGPPETHYNNMRNQDADDNAKCSCFPWGRK